CGGTGGGTCAGGCGGGCGGGCGATGTGACCTGTCCCTGGAGCGGGTGGCCATCAATGTGGACGATGCGCGCATTCCGGACAACGCCGGTGCCCAGCCGGTGGACGAGCCGATTGCTGCCGACGGTCCCGCGGCCTACTTCTCCACCCTGCCGATCAAGGCGATGGTCGCCGGACTGCGGGACGCGGGCTATCCCGCGTCGGTGTCGCAGACCGCCGGCACCTTTGTCTGCAATCACGTGTTCTACGGGCTGCAGCATCGGCTGCGGGGTACCGGCATCCGCAGCGGGTTCATGCACATCCCGTATCTGCCGGCGCAGGCGGCACGCCATCCCGGCGCGCCCAGCCTGCCGCTGCCCACCCTGGTAGCCGCCACACGATTGGCGTTGACGCTGGGCGCCACCGTCGAGGAGATCCGGGTCGGGGGCGGGCAACTGGACTGACGACGCTGACGGCCTCGGGGCCGCCCGAACCGTATCGACCGCTCATTGAGCGCGCCAGCCCGCCCCCGCGGACGCGGCGGCACCCAGACGGCGGGTGCCAAGGGCCGGGCCGGATCCCATCATTTGGCGACGGGACACTGCGGATCGGCCGGGATCCGTCCGCTTCGGGAGACCGTGCCGAGGGGCTTCTTGTGGGGCGACCTACTTGCGCGCGTCGCCGGTCAGGTCCCGCGACATCACCACCAGCGGCGCGTCTCCGACGCCCTTCCAACCTTCGGGGGTGGAGAGTAACTCCACGCGGATGAGGCGCTTGTCCCCCGGCACGTTGACGGTCAGCGATCGGAAGCTGCTGCCGCTCAGCGGGTCATTCGAGGCGGCGGTGGCCAGATCGGAGGGCTTGTACCAAGGGCGGAATCCCCGCTGCAGCAACTGGTGGCGTTGTGAGCCGTCCTCGTAGGTCATGCGCAGCGTGAAGTCACAGCCCTGACTCCGGCAGAAGTTGCGATAGATGCCCTGGCCCGTGGGCGTGATCGCGGCGCGATCCTGCGCATTCGTCGGGTCGATCGTGCCCAGCATGTTGCCTTGGTAGCGCAGCGGTGCGGCGAACTGATTGACCTCGGGCGTTGTGTTGCTGAAGGTCATCGAGACGGCGTAGATCGGGACGTCCACTTGACGGGGGAGATTCTGCGCAATGCCATCCAACGCGTAGTTGATCGTGGGCGGGCTGAACATTTCGTAGTGCTGGCCTTCCGCGTTGTAGCGGATGAAGAACGGATGCCCCTCATCGTCGTAGGCGCCTTCGAACTGCACGGTCTTGGTCAAGAGTTCGCGCTGGCCCAGGGCGATCTCGTAGTCGCTGTACATGTTGAAGCCACGGGAACGCGGCTTGTCGTAGTAGCCGTTCTCCATCACCGAGTTTTTGACGCAGCGACCTGCCTCATCGAACTGACGGCCCCGCGTCGTGGCGCAGTTCTTGTAGTTGTCTGCAGAGGGCGTCACCCACGGCGGAATGAAGGCCGAGCGGCTCGCGTCCCAGCCCCATGCCGTTCCCTTGAGGCTGGCTTCGGGATAGGGTGAGTTTCCCGTCGTGCCGAACAGGTGCGACATGGTCAGGTTGTGGCCGATTTCATGTTGGAAGATGCGGTCAAAACTGAATGGTCCGGTCGCGCTCCACCAACCGCCCTGGAAGGCCTTGCCGCCGGTGTAGTTGGTGATGACGTTGTCGACGGTGCGGTAGGACATGGGGCTGTAGATCAGTGTCGGCGACCGGAATTCACCGTTCGCCACATTGATCTCGTGGGTGATGCGAATCACCGCACCCGGGCCGTCTCGGCCGCCAGGCTCGCCGTGGGCCCGCTGGACAAAGGCCGGTCGACCACCGGAGGGCTCCATGACATAGGTGTCGCGTTCCACCTTGACGGCAGGATGCGGCTCGACGTCGACATTCCAGGGCACCATGGCCTTGTATTCGTACAGGCGATCAGCCGGGATCTGCGCGGCCTGCGGCAGCACCTTCTTGGAGTTGATCTCGTTGGCACCCCACAGGTAAACGGGCAGCACGCGAACCTTGAGCCATGACTCCGGCGCGACATCCAGCGCCAGCGAGTTGCCAGCCGGCTTGTTCTGGGCGCTGACCTTGAGCGACACGCCAGGCATCATCTCGCTGCGGGGGATGGTGGCGCTGTAAAGGTCGTTGGCGTAGGGGGCTTGACCGTCCTCGGTGGGTGGCAATGCGGAGGGGAGCGCCAGCGGCATGCTGTGGACGCGTCTGCCGTCTCGCCAGATCTCCAGTCGCGGCGAGGCCGGGACAGGCGATGGCAGCCGGACCAGGGCGAGCGTGTCCCGGCTGTCCACCAACCGCAGGGTCGGCGCATTGGACAGCTCGGGGTTGGACCATGTCTTCTTGCCATTGGGCAGCACATGGGTCTGAGCCAGCTCGATGCTGAGCATGTTCAGGGCGCCGTCGACCGGCGGGGAGAGTTCGCCCAGCGGCGTCTGGCTGAAGGTGCGAATCGTGGGCGCGCCGATCGGTGTGGTCGGTCCTGTGACGATCGGCTGATCGGCACCTGCCTCGACGCCGCCGTCGTCTGCGGCATTGCCATGATCGTGGTCGTGGCCAGAATGATCTTCCACCGTGCTTTGCTGCTGCGCGCGGCTGAGGTGTGCGGTGTCATCACCGCTGCCGCCGCAGGCGACCAGAACGGCCGCGCAGAGGGTGGTCAGGGTGATGGATGCCACCTGCACTCCACGGGTGGTTTGATGAAGCGGGGTATGCATGATGTTGCTAATCGAAGTGAAGGAACAACTTCAGTTTCGGCAACGGGTTGCGGGTTTTAAATGACAAGAAAATGCTGACTTGATAGCAAATTTAGGTCGGTCCCAGCGACAGTAAAAAGCGGTGTCATTCGAATACCGAGCCGACAGGGAGCCCGATCATTGCGTCGAGCGCCCAACCGATCACCAAGCCGATGGACAGCCTGATACCGGCGGTGGACGCACGGTGCCAGGTCTTGCTCGATCGTGGAAAGCGCCGGGCCGACAGGACCGTCGAAGGCGCCTGGCGCCCAGGTTCAATCGGAGCGTTCGTCCGAGTGGTCGCCGGGAGGTTGCCGCGGGCGGTCGCGCGCGTCGACAGCGTCGTCCTCGCCGCTGTAGTGCCGCCAGCGCGCGGTGGCCCGCTGCATCAGGTTGAGCTGCTCGCGCACCCGGGGGCAGGCGTCGCAGGCCGTCATATGCAGGGTCAGGGCGAGTCGCTCCCACCAGGGCAGGGGGCCTTGATCCTGGGCTTGCATCAGCAAGAAGGTGACTTCCTTGCAGGTTCTGCGGATTCGCATGGCGTGTCCTATCCGCGCGACGGGGAGATGGCCGCCGGTGCCTCGGCGCCGGACCCGGCTGAGATGAACCAGCGCTGCTGCAGACATTCGCGCAGACGCAGGCGCGCGCGGTGCAGCAGCACCCAGATGTTGGCGGTGGAGACGCCCGCCTCGCGGCAGATCTCGTCGGTGTCGAGCTCCAGCCATTCGCGCATCATGAACACGCGACCCTGCTGGGGCGGCAGCATCGTGACGCAGGCTTCGAGCACCTGCATGAACTCCACCTGATGCAGCGCGGCTTCAGGATCATGGCCCCAGTCCGGCGGCGTCTCGCGCCAATGGCCCGCGCCGTCGAACAGCAGGTCTTCCAGGGGTTCGTCGTCGTCCGGGCCCGCCGTGGCGGAGGCGGTCAGCTCCTTGCAGTTGCGGCGGATCTGGTCCACCAGCTTGTGCTTGAGGATGCCGATCAGCCAGGTCTTGAACTGCGAGCGGCCGTCGAAGTCGCGCGGTTTCTCGAGTGCCGCGAGCAGGGTTTCGGACACCGCGTCCTCCGCCCAGGCGTCGTTGCGCATCTGTAGCCGGGCGTAACGCAGCAGCTGCGGTCGCAGTTGCTCCAGCTCGGCGGGCCATTGGGAGGGGGACATGGGGGGGCGAAAAAATAGTTGGCGGCAGTGTAAGCAACTCGGGGTCTGCTGCGACAGACGGATGTCGCACCACACTCGCTCACCCACTTTTGACCCTGAGCGGGCGCCTGAGATTGAACCCGAACTCGGGTGGGTG
The Roseateles amylovorans genome window above contains:
- the pcp gene encoding pyroglutamyl-peptidase I; the protein is MKNILLTGFEPFGGETVNPSWELAQALHGEVIAESHVVAVQLPCVFGEALRRLDEALRLVGPSLVLAVGQAGGRCDLSLERVAINVDDARIPDNAGAQPVDEPIAADGPAAYFSTLPIKAMVAGLRDAGYPASVSQTAGTFVCNHVFYGLQHRLRGTGIRSGFMHIPYLPAQAARHPGAPSLPLPTLVAATRLALTLGATVEEIRVGGGQLD
- a CDS encoding M66 family metalloprotease; this encodes MHTPLHQTTRGVQVASITLTTLCAAVLVACGGSGDDTAHLSRAQQQSTVEDHSGHDHDHGNAADDGGVEAGADQPIVTGPTTPIGAPTIRTFSQTPLGELSPPVDGALNMLSIELAQTHVLPNGKKTWSNPELSNAPTLRLVDSRDTLALVRLPSPVPASPRLEIWRDGRRVHSMPLALPSALPPTEDGQAPYANDLYSATIPRSEMMPGVSLKVSAQNKPAGNSLALDVAPESWLKVRVLPVYLWGANEINSKKVLPQAAQIPADRLYEYKAMVPWNVDVEPHPAVKVERDTYVMEPSGGRPAFVQRAHGEPGGRDGPGAVIRITHEINVANGEFRSPTLIYSPMSYRTVDNVITNYTGGKAFQGGWWSATGPFSFDRIFQHEIGHNLTMSHLFGTTGNSPYPEASLKGTAWGWDASRSAFIPPWVTPSADNYKNCATTRGRQFDEAGRCVKNSVMENGYYDKPRSRGFNMYSDYEIALGQRELLTKTVQFEGAYDDEGHPFFIRYNAEGQHYEMFSPPTINYALDGIAQNLPRQVDVPIYAVSMTFSNTTPEVNQFAAPLRYQGNMLGTIDPTNAQDRAAITPTGQGIYRNFCRSQGCDFTLRMTYEDGSQRHQLLQRGFRPWYKPSDLATAASNDPLSGSSFRSLTVNVPGDKRLIRVELLSTPEGWKGVGDAPLVVMSRDLTGDARK
- a CDS encoding zf-HC2 domain-containing protein; amino-acid sequence: MRIRRTCKEVTFLLMQAQDQGPLPWWERLALTLHMTACDACPRVREQLNLMQRATARWRHYSGEDDAVDARDRPRQPPGDHSDERSD
- a CDS encoding sigma-70 family RNA polymerase sigma factor gives rise to the protein MSPSQWPAELEQLRPQLLRYARLQMRNDAWAEDAVSETLLAALEKPRDFDGRSQFKTWLIGILKHKLVDQIRRNCKELTASATAGPDDDEPLEDLLFDGAGHWRETPPDWGHDPEAALHQVEFMQVLEACVTMLPPQQGRVFMMREWLELDTDEICREAGVSTANIWVLLHRARLRLRECLQQRWFISAGSGAEAPAAISPSRG